A region from the Clostridium beijerinckii genome encodes:
- a CDS encoding lipase produces the protein MKRILKMFFLILLIGIIILTIIFNKRIMLCYGIAEKYISLKNHIWATNQKFDIKTSSNSMNYSDVVYKNTNGTSLTLDIYGPIKQVYSSSPVLLYVHGGSFAYGDKSIPNALSPVLDTFREQGYTIISTSYELMKDKENFNKQISDVKDTIRWIYKNSSVYNFDTNEIGIIGVSSGAHLSLMAGYSNKDEFTDDAELSTYPSKVKYLIDFAGPTDLSLLNTRGLNYDLSKIFSSITNKGDLMKQYNPINYVNSTIPNTLIIHSSLDATVPYESSKKLYDSCIESNAKVNLITLNSTAHDLSSISNDDIISISEGLLKFVIFNSPL, from the coding sequence ATGAAGAGAATTTTAAAAATGTTTTTTCTAATTTTACTTATTGGAATTATTATTTTAACTATAATATTTAACAAAAGAATAATGTTATGTTATGGAATTGCTGAAAAGTATATTTCTTTGAAAAACCATATATGGGCAACAAACCAAAAATTTGATATTAAGACTTCTTCAAATTCTATGAATTATAGTGATGTTGTTTATAAAAATACTAATGGAACTTCTTTAACATTAGATATTTATGGACCAATAAAGCAAGTGTATAGTTCTTCCCCTGTACTTTTATATGTTCATGGTGGAAGCTTTGCTTACGGTGATAAAAGCATTCCTAATGCTTTAAGTCCAGTACTTGATACCTTTAGAGAACAAGGCTATACAATTATAAGCACTTCTTATGAGCTTATGAAAGATAAGGAAAACTTTAACAAACAAATTTCAGATGTGAAGGATACTATTAGGTGGATATATAAAAATAGTTCTGTCTATAACTTTGACACAAATGAGATAGGAATTATTGGTGTTTCTTCCGGAGCTCACCTTTCCCTTATGGCAGGCTATAGTAATAAAGATGAATTTACAGATGATGCTGAATTAAGTACATATCCATCAAAAGTTAAATACTTAATTGATTTTGCAGGTCCAACTGATTTAAGTCTTTTAAACACTCGAGGATTAAACTATGATTTATCTAAGATTTTTTCATCAATTACAAATAAAGGGGATTTAATGAAACAATATAATCCTATAAATTATGTTAATTCTACAATTCCAAACACCTTGATAATTCATAGCAGTCTAGATGCTACAGTTCCTTACGAAAGTTCAAAAAAACTTTATGATAGTTGTATCGAATCAAATGCCAAAGTTAATTTAATTACTTTAAATAGCACTGCACATGATTTATCAAGTATCTCAAATGATGATATTATTTCTATATCTGAAGGACTATTAAAGTTTGTAATATTTAATTCTCCTTTATAG
- a CDS encoding threonine synthase — MKFKSTRGLEKDIASARAIINGISKDGGLYVPDGFPKVYDELKKDTHIKYENLAFKVINEYFTDIDDTELMDAINDAYNDRFSVEVKNNFLELYHGPTCAFKDAALLFLPQVMKRAKKICNVKEDITILTATSGDTGKAALEGFKNIEGFKVVVYYPKNGVSPIQERQMSSQEGNNVKVVGIKGNFDDAQNGVKEIFGDNDFRTGLADKGFILSSANSINIGRLVPQIVYYFYGYFNLVNQGVIKKDDAINVVVPTGNFGNILAGYYAKQMGLPIDKFICASNENKVLTDFFETGVYDKKRELVLTESPSMDILVSSNLERLLFEASGRDAEVVSKLMKDLNTKGVYEVNEKIKNFIKEFYGNFANTEEVYAAIKEVYEKDNYLMDTHTAVAYVVKNKYVEETKDDKPVLILSTASPFKFPASICNALNIDIEGINDFKVLEELSNKTNNKIPNSLSTLETATVLHDEVWDKSEMRDALLSYLNS, encoded by the coding sequence ATGAAGTTTAAAAGTACTAGGGGCTTAGAGAAAGATATAGCATCTGCTAGAGCAATAATTAATGGAATTTCTAAAGATGGTGGGCTATATGTTCCAGATGGATTTCCTAAGGTATATGATGAATTAAAAAAAGATACACACATCAAGTATGAGAATTTAGCATTTAAGGTTATCAATGAATACTTTACAGACATTGATGATACTGAATTAATGGACGCAATTAATGATGCATATAATGACAGATTTAGTGTAGAAGTTAAAAATAACTTTTTAGAATTATATCATGGACCAACTTGTGCATTTAAAGATGCAGCATTATTATTTTTACCACAAGTTATGAAAAGGGCTAAGAAAATTTGTAATGTTAAAGAAGATATAACAATTCTTACTGCAACATCAGGAGATACAGGGAAAGCTGCACTTGAAGGTTTTAAAAATATTGAAGGTTTTAAAGTTGTGGTTTATTATCCTAAAAATGGAGTTAGCCCAATTCAGGAAAGACAAATGTCAAGTCAAGAAGGAAACAATGTTAAGGTAGTTGGAATAAAGGGGAATTTTGATGATGCTCAAAATGGAGTAAAAGAAATATTTGGGGATAATGATTTCAGAACAGGATTAGCTGATAAAGGATTTATTTTATCGTCTGCAAACTCAATTAACATTGGAAGACTTGTGCCTCAAATAGTATATTATTTTTATGGATATTTTAATTTAGTAAATCAAGGGGTAATAAAAAAAGATGATGCTATAAATGTTGTGGTTCCAACAGGTAATTTTGGAAATATTTTAGCAGGATATTATGCAAAACAAATGGGATTGCCAATAGATAAATTTATTTGTGCATCAAATGAAAACAAAGTTCTAACAGACTTCTTTGAAACAGGGGTATATGATAAGAAGAGAGAACTTGTTTTAACAGAATCACCATCGATGGATATACTTGTTTCATCAAATCTTGAAAGATTATTATTTGAAGCAAGTGGAAGAGATGCTGAAGTTGTTAGTAAGCTTATGAAAGATTTAAACACTAAGGGTGTTTATGAAGTAAATGAAAAAATCAAAAACTTCATTAAAGAATTCTATGGAAATTTTGCAAATACTGAAGAAGTATATGCAGCAATAAAAGAAGTTTATGAAAAAGACAATTACTTAATGGATACTCATACAGCTGTAGCATATGTAGTTAAAAATAAATATGTAGAAGAAACTAAAGATGATAAACCAGTTTTAATACTTTCAACAGCAAGTCCATTCAAATTTCCAGCAAGCATTTGTAATGCTCTTAATATTGATATTGAGGGAATAAATGATTTTAAGGTTTTGGAAGAGTTATCAAATAAAACAAATAATAAAATACCAAACAGTTTAAGCACTTTAGAAACTGCTACAGTATTACATGATGAAGTTTGGGATAAGTCAGAAATGAGAGATGCTCTACTTTCTTACTTAAATTCATAG
- a CDS encoding DUF3867 domain-containing protein yields MSDKIIDFNELKNKAKDKDIDKFEDYIYSMYYELSEGKMNMADFSKNIMSYMTDNNISQDKLLNIQKKILERYGFDSSSIEEQFKIPGVNMNNSRLNYETMKKTIGFQEKYKSRISTKAMSEYFIKNEKNDLKILLENEDVILISKRNIDLNDNELNEFLCSYKKVIDDKKIQIVLCENIKSYEY; encoded by the coding sequence ATGTCTGATAAAATTATAGATTTTAATGAATTAAAAAATAAAGCAAAAGATAAAGACATAGATAAGTTTGAAGATTACATATATTCTATGTATTATGAACTTTCTGAAGGTAAAATGAATATGGCAGACTTTTCTAAAAATATAATGTCTTATATGACTGATAACAATATATCACAAGATAAATTACTTAATATTCAAAAAAAAATCTTAGAGAGATATGGATTTGATTCATCTTCTATAGAGGAACAATTCAAAATTCCAGGAGTTAATATGAATAACTCGAGATTAAATTATGAAACAATGAAAAAAACTATTGGATTTCAAGAAAAGTATAAAAGCAGAATATCCACTAAAGCAATGTCTGAATATTTTATAAAAAATGAAAAAAATGATCTTAAGATATTATTAGAAAACGAAGATGTAATATTAATAAGTAAAAGGAATATAGACTTAAACGATAATGAGCTAAATGAATTTTTATGTTCTTATAAGAAAGTGATTGATGATAAGAAAATACAAATAGTATTATGTGAAAATATAAAGAGTTACGAATATTAA
- a CDS encoding ACT domain-containing protein, with product MSGDYLVIDKRVLPDVYEKVLEAKKLLKDGKVKEITEAVKIAGISRSVYYKYKDFVFDFSETSEGRKITYNIIFKNEKGLLSNISNYISEQGGDILTINQGIPLNGYANLSITIDLSTVEGDIKTLTNGFLKIRNVEKVEFIGME from the coding sequence ATGAGTGGAGATTACTTAGTTATAGATAAAAGAGTTTTACCTGATGTTTATGAAAAAGTTCTTGAGGCAAAGAAACTATTAAAAGACGGTAAAGTAAAAGAAATAACTGAAGCTGTAAAAATAGCAGGAATAAGCAGAAGTGTATATTACAAATATAAAGATTTTGTATTTGATTTTTCTGAAACTTCAGAGGGCAGAAAAATTACTTACAATATTATATTTAAAAATGAAAAAGGACTTTTATCTAATATTAGTAATTATATTTCAGAACAAGGAGGAGATATCTTGACAATAAATCAAGGTATACCTTTAAATGGATATGCTAATTTAAGCATAACGATAGATCTTTCAACTGTGGAGGGGGATATAAAAACATTAACTAATGGTTTTCTTAAAATTAGGAATGTAGAAAAAGTAGAATTTATAGGGATGGAATAG
- a CDS encoding homoserine kinase has translation MIKVRVPATSANMGPGFDSLGIALNLYNDFEFRELEEGLKFKGMPEEFCNERNIIYQAMKFCFDKAGYKIKGLEISEIKQDVPVSRGLGSSSTCIVGGLVGANEILGKKFSENELLEMAVEIEGHPDNVAPALLGGMVVAIVDENKTFYDKVYVRNGIKFVSIIPNFRLSTKKARSVLPKEISLKDGIYNVSRAALMVACFSSGKYELIKHACKDAFHQNYRSKLIPGFEEVYNKSYELGAWGCYLSGAGPTIMAIINEEDERFSNELRKFLKIKGLEWDILELSLDDAGATIIEGTN, from the coding sequence ATGATTAAAGTTAGAGTACCAGCCACATCAGCAAATATGGGGCCTGGATTTGATTCACTCGGAATAGCATTAAATCTATATAATGATTTTGAATTCAGAGAATTAGAAGAGGGTTTAAAATTCAAGGGAATGCCAGAAGAATTTTGTAATGAAAGAAACATAATTTATCAAGCAATGAAATTTTGTTTTGATAAAGCGGGCTATAAAATAAAAGGATTAGAAATAAGTGAAATCAAACAAGATGTACCAGTATCTAGAGGCCTTGGAAGTAGCTCTACGTGCATAGTTGGGGGACTAGTAGGCGCTAACGAAATCTTAGGCAAGAAGTTTTCAGAAAATGAATTATTAGAGATGGCTGTAGAAATTGAAGGCCATCCAGATAATGTTGCACCAGCACTACTGGGGGGGATGGTTGTTGCAATAGTTGATGAAAATAAGACTTTTTATGATAAAGTATATGTGAGAAATGGAATTAAGTTTGTATCAATAATTCCTAATTTCAGATTATCTACAAAAAAAGCAAGAAGTGTACTTCCAAAAGAGATAAGTCTAAAAGATGGAATTTACAACGTTTCAAGAGCAGCTCTTATGGTAGCATGTTTTTCTAGTGGTAAATATGAATTAATAAAACACGCATGTAAAGATGCCTTTCACCAAAATTACAGAAGTAAATTAATTCCTGGTTTTGAAGAGGTGTATAATAAGAGCTATGAATTAGGAGCATGGGGGTGCTACCTAAGTGGAGCAGGTCCAACAATCATGGCAATTATTAACGAAGAGGATGAGCGCTTTAGCAATGAGCTTAGAAAATTTTTAAAAATAAAAGGATTGGAATGGGATATATTAGAGTTATCTTTAGATGATGCGGGGGCAACCATTATAGAAGGTACAAATTAA
- a CDS encoding hydroxymethylbilane synthase produces the protein MNNLIIATRKSKLAQTQTEIIMKSLKDKFNIDSEKLLIVTEGDRNLNVSLAKIGGKGLFVKDIELALLDKRADGAVHSMKDVPYELGEEFEIAAITEREDIRDVLISKDNIPFKDLPCGAIIGTSSIRRACELKLLRNDLEIVSIRGNVQTRLERMKEQNLDGIILAAAGLKRLNEENLITEYFDPKEFLPAVAQGALGIECLKISEAKKYFKKLEDLNAKLTVEAERSFMKMLNGDCHSLIGAYSEIQGNDLYMIGIYDVGGKIVKKDILGSKDEHIELGRKLALKIIK, from the coding sequence ATGAATAATTTGATCATAGCAACAAGAAAAAGTAAATTAGCTCAAACACAAACAGAAATAATAATGAAAAGTTTGAAAGATAAATTTAATATAGATAGTGAAAAATTGCTTATAGTTACAGAAGGGGACAGAAATTTAAATGTTTCTTTAGCCAAAATTGGAGGAAAAGGACTATTTGTTAAAGACATAGAACTTGCACTTTTAGACAAAAGAGCAGATGGAGCAGTTCATAGTATGAAGGATGTTCCCTATGAGTTAGGAGAGGAATTTGAAATTGCTGCTATAACTGAAAGAGAAGATATACGAGATGTTCTAATTTCAAAAGACAATATACCTTTTAAAGATCTACCATGCGGAGCAATAATTGGAACAAGTAGCATAAGACGAGCATGTGAGCTTAAATTACTTAGAAATGATTTGGAAATAGTTTCAATAAGAGGAAATGTCCAAACTAGATTAGAAAGAATGAAAGAACAGAATTTAGATGGGATTATATTAGCTGCTGCAGGTTTAAAAAGGTTAAATGAGGAAAATTTAATAACTGAATACTTTGATCCAAAAGAATTTCTGCCAGCAGTTGCTCAAGGGGCACTTGGTATTGAATGTTTAAAGATAAGTGAGGCTAAAAAGTATTTTAAAAAGTTAGAAGATTTAAATGCAAAATTAACAGTTGAAGCCGAAAGAAGTTTTATGAAAATGTTAAATGGTGATTGCCATAGTTTAATTGGAGCATATTCAGAAATTCAAGGAAATGATTTATATATGATTGGAATATATGATGTGGGTGGGAAAATAGTTAAGAAGGATATATTAGGAAGTAAAGATGAACATATTGAACTTGGACGAAAATTAGCATTGAAGATAATAAAATAA
- the hemL gene encoding glutamate-1-semialdehyde-2,1-aminomutase — MKNLEIFKESEKYMPGGVNSPVRAFKGVNLNPPVIKSGKGVIIKDEDDNEYIDFVLAWGPLILGHCDEDVVKAIQETSLKALAFGAPTKLELDLAKFMCTNLENVEMIRMVNSGTEATMSAVKLARGYTKRSKIVKFAGCYHGHFDGFLIEAGSGVMTGGIPGSLGVPNESIENTLIGIYNDKNQIKELFEKYGNDIAGVIIEPVAGNMGVIKAEDDFMETLRELCDAYGSLLIFDEVMNGFRVAFKGAQSLFNVKPDLVAYAKIMGGGLPCGAYGGSKEIMEKLAPLGGVYQAGTMSGNPIVMAAGLATLNKLKNNLDYYDYIENIGTKLQEGIVSISKKYNLPIAINRVGGMLTIFFTNLKEVRTYDDVKTCNVDRFNRYFEYMLKSGINIAPSQFEAIFLSVKHEESHINTFLEVFEEFATNETSVKLS, encoded by the coding sequence ATGAAAAACCTTGAAATATTCAAAGAATCAGAGAAGTATATGCCTGGCGGAGTTAATAGTCCGGTTAGAGCATTTAAAGGAGTTAATTTAAATCCTCCTGTTATAAAATCAGGAAAAGGTGTAATAATTAAAGATGAAGATGATAATGAATATATTGATTTTGTATTAGCTTGGGGTCCATTAATACTTGGACACTGTGATGAAGATGTTGTGAAAGCTATACAAGAAACAAGTTTAAAAGCATTAGCATTTGGCGCACCAACAAAATTGGAATTGGATTTGGCTAAGTTTATGTGCACTAATTTAGAAAATGTTGAAATGATTAGAATGGTTAATTCAGGTACTGAAGCTACTATGAGTGCAGTAAAGCTTGCAAGAGGATATACTAAGAGAAGCAAAATAGTTAAATTTGCTGGATGTTATCATGGACATTTTGATGGATTTTTAATAGAAGCTGGCTCTGGTGTAATGACTGGAGGAATTCCAGGTTCACTTGGTGTACCAAATGAAAGTATAGAAAATACTTTAATAGGAATTTATAATGATAAGAATCAAATTAAAGAGCTTTTTGAGAAATATGGAAATGACATTGCCGGAGTTATTATTGAACCTGTAGCTGGGAATATGGGAGTAATAAAAGCTGAAGATGATTTTATGGAAACTTTAAGAGAACTTTGTGATGCATATGGTTCATTATTGATATTTGATGAAGTAATGAATGGATTTAGAGTAGCATTTAAAGGTGCCCAATCTTTATTTAATGTTAAACCAGACTTAGTTGCGTATGCTAAAATAATGGGTGGAGGACTTCCATGTGGAGCATATGGTGGAAGTAAAGAAATAATGGAAAAACTAGCACCTCTTGGTGGAGTTTATCAAGCAGGAACTATGTCAGGTAATCCAATTGTAATGGCAGCAGGGCTTGCAACTTTAAATAAGCTAAAAAATAATTTGGATTATTATGATTATATTGAAAATATAGGAACTAAACTTCAAGAAGGTATAGTAAGTATATCAAAGAAATATAATCTTCCAATAGCAATAAATAGAGTTGGAGGAATGTTGACAATATTCTTTACAAATTTAAAAGAAGTTAGGACTTATGATGATGTTAAGACTTGTAATGTAGATAGATTTAATAGATATTTCGAGTATATGTTAAAGAGTGGAATAAATATAGCTCCTTCACAATTTGAAGCAATATTTTTAAGCGTAAAGCATGAAGAAAGCCATATTAATACTTTTTTAGAAGTCTTTGAAGAATTTGCAACAAATGAAACTTCAGTAAAATTATCTTAA
- a CDS encoding precorrin-2 dehydrogenase yields MYEDNRKDICNEEIDYSYISLISSKLRVGIIGGGRAGAIKTKHFVNNKCYVEVLSHTFSDEIIEISKDSMGRLKLIYDEFSYEFLKDKHLIIIALDDETLKNKIKKYCDENYKIYIDSSHFTNGMGVVPIERNTENITFALNTRYGNPKGAVLVSNKVKNLLEEYDDFIGFIGKIRNKAKEFPEYKNEILRFIGNDDFKKLFDEGKCESALRINFPKEIVDCLIKAHSKK; encoded by the coding sequence ATGTATGAAGATAATAGAAAGGATATTTGCAATGAAGAAATAGATTATTCTTATATTTCATTAATATCTAGTAAACTTAGAGTTGGTATAATTGGTGGCGGTAGGGCTGGTGCAATAAAAACTAAGCATTTTGTAAATAATAAATGCTATGTTGAGGTATTATCACATACTTTTAGTGACGAAATAATTGAAATTTCAAAAGATTCAATGGGAAGACTTAAACTTATATATGATGAATTTAGTTATGAATTTTTAAAAGATAAACATCTTATAATTATTGCATTAGATGATGAAACCTTAAAAAATAAAATAAAAAAATATTGTGATGAAAATTATAAAATATATATAGATTCATCGCACTTCACTAATGGAATGGGAGTTGTTCCAATTGAAAGAAATACAGAAAATATAACTTTTGCATTAAATACTAGATATGGTAATCCTAAAGGTGCAGTTTTAGTTTCTAATAAAGTAAAAAATCTTTTGGAAGAATATGATGACTTTATTGGATTTATAGGAAAGATAAGAAATAAGGCAAAAGAATTTCCGGAATATAAGAATGAAATACTTAGGTTTATTGGGAATGACGATTTTAAAAAGTTGTTTGATGAAGGTAAATGTGAAAGTGCATTAAGAATTAATTTTCCTAAAGAAATTGTAGACTGTTTAATTAAAGCACATTCAAAAAAATAA
- a CDS encoding porphobilinogen synthase, which translates to MIKRGRRLRANSAIRDMVRETTLRTKDFIYPIFVVEGENIKNEISSLDGNYHFSIDRLHEVIKEVQEADIAGILLFGIPEHKDECGSEGYNDNGIVQEAIREIKKIDKDLLVITDVCMCEYTSHGHCGIIHGEDVDNDETLEYLGKIAVSHAKAGADIIAPSDMMDGRISYIRNALDENGFKNISIMSYSAKYCSAFYGPFREAANSAPQFGDRKTYQMDPANRMEALRETQIDIEEGADFIMVKPALSYLDIIRDCKENFNMPLVAYNVSGEYAMVKAAGKLGLIDEERVMMETLTSIKRAGADIIITYHALEAAKVLKR; encoded by the coding sequence ATGATTAAAAGAGGACGAAGACTTAGAGCTAATTCTGCCATCCGTGATATGGTTAGAGAAACAACTTTAAGAACAAAGGATTTTATTTATCCTATTTTTGTTGTTGAAGGGGAAAATATTAAAAATGAGATTTCTTCATTAGATGGAAATTATCATTTTTCTATTGATAGATTACATGAAGTTATTAAGGAAGTTCAAGAAGCAGATATTGCAGGGATACTTCTTTTTGGAATACCAGAACATAAAGATGAATGTGGTTCTGAAGGCTATAATGATAATGGAATTGTTCAAGAAGCAATAAGAGAAATAAAAAAAATAGATAAAGATTTACTGGTTATAACAGATGTTTGCATGTGTGAATATACTTCACATGGCCATTGTGGAATAATTCATGGGGAAGATGTAGATAATGATGAAACCCTTGAATATTTAGGTAAGATAGCTGTATCTCATGCAAAGGCTGGTGCAGATATAATTGCACCTTCAGATATGATGGATGGAAGAATTTCTTACATAAGAAATGCCTTAGATGAAAATGGATTTAAAAATATTAGCATAATGAGTTATTCAGCAAAATATTGTTCTGCATTTTATGGCCCATTCAGAGAAGCAGCAAATTCTGCACCTCAATTTGGAGATAGAAAAACTTATCAAATGGATCCAGCAAACAGAATGGAAGCTCTTCGCGAAACACAAATAGATATAGAAGAGGGTGCAGATTTTATTATGGTTAAGCCAGCTCTTTCTTATTTGGATATAATTAGAGATTGTAAAGAAAACTTTAATATGCCACTTGTAGCGTATAATGTAAGCGGAGAATATGCTATGGTTAAAGCAGCAGGAAAACTTGGATTAATAGATGAAGAAAGAGTAATGATGGAAACTTTGACGTCTATTAAAAGAGCAGGTGCGGATATTATTATTACATATCATGCTTTAGAAGCTGCAAAAGTTTTAAAAAGATAA
- the cobA gene encoding uroporphyrinogen-III C-methyltransferase, which translates to MSQVYIIGTGPGDEELLTLKAVRVLKECTAVLYDRLVSNNVLNYLNENCEIYYCGKEPGAHSKTQEEINELIVSLAKKGHIVGRIKGGDPYVFGRGGEEVLALTNENVSFEVIPGITSPIAVLNYAGIPITHRGLAQSFHVITGKSAQDLNVNFKALAVEEGTLVFMMGLSNLDNIVRQLGDNGKDLSTPCGVIMRGTSAKQKKVIGTLNNISQKVKDAKLQSPCIIVVGEVVNLNESLSWYENKPLFGKNICITRSKKQSENLKNKLVKLGAEVTSFNSIEIKSSANNLDKYISKLEDYNYIVFTSVNSVETFFDYLIEKDYDVRKIKAKISAIGHATEKALNKRGIICFAKAKEFVGEGLVSILKPHLKENEKLLLPCSAKSREYIYEELIKTGIEVDKVHVYDTVCGDVKNKRSFDEVDIVFFTSPSTVKNMVEMLGLEEIKKKKVIAIGPKTNEALESLGIKAKICKEHSEDGFLMEVEDL; encoded by the coding sequence ATGAGTCAAGTATATATAATAGGAACAGGTCCTGGGGATGAAGAATTATTGACATTAAAGGCTGTTAGAGTTTTAAAAGAATGTACTGCAGTATTATATGATAGGTTAGTTTCAAACAATGTATTAAATTATTTGAACGAAAATTGTGAAATCTATTATTGTGGGAAAGAGCCTGGAGCTCATTCTAAGACTCAAGAAGAAATTAATGAACTTATAGTTAGTCTTGCAAAAAAAGGGCATATAGTTGGAAGAATCAAAGGTGGAGATCCGTATGTCTTTGGAAGAGGCGGAGAAGAGGTACTGGCTTTAACTAATGAAAATGTATCCTTTGAAGTAATTCCGGGAATAACGTCTCCCATTGCAGTTTTAAATTATGCGGGGATTCCAATAACTCATAGAGGTTTAGCTCAGAGCTTTCATGTTATAACAGGTAAATCTGCACAAGACTTAAATGTAAACTTTAAAGCTTTAGCTGTTGAAGAAGGTACATTAGTGTTTATGATGGGCTTAAGTAATTTAGACAATATAGTTAGACAGCTTGGAGATAATGGAAAAGACCTATCTACACCATGTGGAGTTATAATGAGAGGAACCTCAGCCAAACAAAAAAAGGTAATAGGAACCTTAAATAATATTTCACAAAAAGTAAAAGACGCAAAACTGCAATCACCATGTATAATTGTGGTTGGAGAAGTTGTGAACTTAAATGAAAGCTTAAGTTGGTATGAAAATAAACCATTGTTTGGCAAGAATATATGTATTACTAGATCAAAAAAACAATCTGAAAATTTAAAAAATAAATTAGTGAAATTAGGTGCAGAGGTTACAAGTTTTAATTCCATAGAAATAAAAAGCAGTGCAAACAATTTAGATAAGTACATAAGTAAATTAGAAGATTATAATTATATTGTATTTACTTCAGTAAATAGTGTAGAAACATTTTTTGATTATCTAATTGAAAAAGATTATGATGTTAGAAAAATTAAAGCAAAAATATCTGCTATTGGTCATGCCACAGAAAAGGCTTTAAATAAAAGAGGAATTATATGCTTTGCCAAAGCTAAGGAATTTGTTGGTGAAGGCTTAGTAAGCATATTAAAACCACACTTAAAAGAAAATGAAAAGTTACTTTTACCATGCTCAGCTAAAAGTAGAGAATACATATATGAAGAACTTATAAAGACTGGTATAGAAGTAGACAAAGTACATGTATATGATACAGTTTGCGGAGATGTAAAAAATAAAAGATCTTTTGATGAAGTGGATATAGTATTTTTCACAAGCCCATCAACAGTTAAAAACATGGTGGAAATGTTAGGCTTGGAAGAAATAAAAAAGAAAAAGGTTATAGCAATAGGACCAAAGACAAATGAGGCGTTAGAGAGTCTAGGAATAAAAGCAAAAATATGCAAAGAACATTCGGAAGATGGTTTCTTGATGGAAGTAGAAGATTTATAA